Below is a window of Janthinobacterium lividum DNA.
GGGCGTGCCGGACGAACACTCGGGCGAGGCAGTGAAAGTGTTTGTCGTGCGCAAGGATCCGAACCTGACCCAGGCAGTGCTGGCCGCGTATTGCAAGGAACAATTCACAGGCTACAAGCGGCCGAAATATATCGAGTTCCGCGATGAACTGCCGAAGACCAACGTCGGCAAGATTTTGCGTCGCGCCCTGCGTGACGAAACGAAGATAGCAGCATAAACAGTGTGGGATGCGCCAGGAGGCGCGTCCCTTTTACAGATAAAGATGAGGCGAGATGGACAAGATTTGGTTGAAGTCGTACCCGGACAGCGTTCCCGCAGAGATTGATTGCACGCAATACCGTTCCGTGACGCATTTGTTGGAAGAGTCGTTCCAGAAATACGCGGACCGCAACGCTTTTGTATGCATGGATAAATTCCTTACCTATCGCGAGCTCGACCAGCTGTCGCTGCAGATGGGCGCCTGGCTGCAAAGCAAGGGCCTGAAGACGGGTGCGCGCGTGGCGATCATGCTGCCGAACGTGCTGCAGTATCCGGTGGCCATGGCGGCGATCCTGCGCGCCGGCTACACGGTGGTCAACGTGAATCCGCTGTACACGCCGCGCGAATTGCAGCACCAACTGATCGATTCGGGCAGCGAAGCGATCATCGTGCTGGAAAACTTCGCCACCACGGTCGAGCAGGTGTTGCCGCATACCCAGGTCAAGCATGTGATCGTCGCCACCATGGGCGACTTGCTCGGTGGCTTGAAGGGCACCATCGTCAACTTTGTCGTGCGCAAGATCAAAAAAATGGTGCCAGCGTTTTCCTTGCCGGGCGCCATCAGTTTCAACAAGATGCTGGCCGAGGGTTCCCGTTTGACACTCACGCCGGTGCAGCAGGGGCATGACGATATCGTCTTCCTGCAATACACGGGGGGTACGACGGGCGTGTCGAAGGGCGCGATGTTGTTGCACCGTAATGTGATTGCCAATGTGCTGCAAAACGAGGCGTGGATTTCGCCCGTGATGACCAAGGAGATGCGCGCTACCTCGATGGGATTCATGTGCGCCTTGCCCCTGTATCATATTTATTCGCTGACGGTCAGCGCCCTGATGGGCATGCGCGTGGGCGGCTTGAACGTGCTGATCCCCAACCCGCGCGACATTCCCGGTTTCGTCAAGGAATTGTCCAAGCACAAGATCGTCGTTTTCCCGGCCGTCAACACCTTGTACAACGCGTTGCTGAACAATGCCGACTTTGCCAAGCTCGATTTCTCCTCCTATAAGGTGTGCAATGGCGGCGGCATGGCCTTGCAGCGCAACGTGGCCGAACGCTGGCTGAAACTGACGGGCTGCCCGCTGATCGAAGGCTATGGCATGTCGGAAACATCGCCGGTGGTGACGGGCAACCGCGTCGATATCACGGAATTCACGGGCACCATCGGCTTGCCTTTCCCGTCGACGGAAGTCGCCATTTTGAACGACGACGGCGTGGAAGTGCCGTTGGGCGAGCCGGGCGAGATCGCCGTGCGCGGTCCGCAAGTGATGGCCGGCTACTGGCAGCGTCCGGACGAGACGGCCAAGTCGATGACGGCCGACGGCTACTTCAAGACGGGCGACGTGGGTGTCATGGATGAGCGCGGCTATGTGAAGATCGTGGACCGCAAGAAAGACATGATCATCGTTTCCGGCTTCAATGTGTATCCGAACGAAGTGGAAGACGTGGTCGCGTCGTGCCCGGGCGTACTGGAATGCGCCTGCATCGGCGTGCCTGACGCCAACGCGGGCGAAGCCGTGAAAGTGTTTGTCGTGCGCAAGGATCCTAACCTGACAGTGGAACAGATCCGCGAGCATTGCAAGCATGAATTGACGGCCTACAAGAAACCGAAATACATCGAGTTCCGCGATGAATTGCCGAAGACCAATGTCGGCAAGATCTTGCGCCGTCAATTGCGCGACGAAAAGAAGGTTGCCTAGGCTTTAACTTTGCAAGCCAGCCTTGCCGTCCCGGACGGTAAAGCTGGCCAGTGTCGCGATGGTAGAAGCGCTGTCGCGCACATTCTCCAGGCCCTGGAACAGGGTCGTGGTTTTCTCCGGCGTGATCTCCATCAACATATAGCCGCGCTTGTCGCTGCGTCCGTAACGGATGTGCGGGTTCATCGCCACGTACTGGTCCGTGCGCGCCTGTGGGCGGGAACTCGACGTGATGGAGGTGCCGCAAAACTCCGTGGCCAGCACGGGATTGCTCTTGCCGGTGGGGCGCGTGGCGTTGCGGCTCAGTTCAGTGGCATAAAAGGTGTGTACGTCGCCCGACAGCACCAGCGGGTTGCTGGCCTTGCTGCTGCGCAGGGCATCGAGCAGGTGCTGGCGCGCCAGTGGATAGCCATCCCAGCCATCGGTCCAGATGCGTTCGTCGCCGGGCCGCAGGATGGGTACCTGGCTCGATTGCGCCATCAGGGTTTGCTGGGCCAGGATATTCCAGCGCGCCGGGGAATCATCGAGGCCGGCTTGCAGCCAGCGCTGCTGTTCCTCGCCCAGCATGGTGCGCTGCGGTTTCAGTAAATCGGGGCAGTTGCGCGTGGTGACGGAATTGGAGCCGCCGCGGCCCGGCTTGGCGCATGCGTGATAGGCGCGGTATTGCCGGTCGTCCAGCACGTGGAAGCGCGCCAGACGGCCCCAGTCATAGCGCTGGTAGATGCGCATGTCGACAAAACCTCGCCGCCCCAGCGGCAGCAAACGCAGCGGCATGTGTTCATAAAACGCCTGATAGGCGGCTGCGCGGCGCTGCAAAAAGTTAGGCGTGAGCAACTCGTCGCGGTCGTTGCCGTAATCGTTGGACACTTCATGGTCGTCCCAGGTGACGATCCACGGCGCGGCCAGGTGCGCGCCCTGCAAGTCGCGGTCGCTCTTGTATTGCGCGTAGCGGGCGCGGTACTCATCCAGCGTAAAACTTTCATGCGTGCGCACGGCCCGGTTCCGGGTGCTGCAGCTGGTACGGTCCCCACTCATAAATGTAATCGCCGAGGAAGGCCACCAGGTCTGGCGCGGCCGCCGTGATGTGCCGGTGCGCCGCGTAGGCGCAAATTCCCAGTGCTGACACGAAGCGACTGCCAGTTTCAGCGAGGAAGGCATGGAGCCGGGCTCGGGTGCCGTGCGCGTGCGGCCCGCAGGGCTGACGGCGTCGCCAAGCATAAAGCGGTACCAGTACCAGCGTCCGGGGGCCAGGCCGCCCACGTCGACGTGCACGCTGTGCGCGAGGGCGGGCGTGGCCGTGGCTTGCCCCTTGGCGACGACGCGTCTAAAACCTTCGTCGTCGGCCACTTCCCAGCGCACGTTCAAGGCGATGGCGGGCGTGGCGGCGGCATGCAGCGGGTCGTAGCAGATGCGCGTCCACAGCACCACCGCATCGGGCAAGGGCGAACCGGAGGCAACGCCGAGCGCAAACGGATAGCCCGTGCCATTCAAGCGCGTGGCGGCGCTCGCGCTGGAACCGGACAGCACGCTGCCGGCGGCAGCCAATGCCGTGATGCGCGCAGCGCTCTGCAGAAAGATGCGGCGCTGACTATCCATAGTGTGGAATTATTGCGACAATCAAGACGACAATAAGGTCTCGATCGGCGGCACCTTGCGCGGCTTGCGGTCGGAGTCCGTTGCCACATAGATCAGGGTGGCTTCCGTGACTTTCACGATGCATGCCTGCAGGCGGTTGCGCTCGGCGTACACCTCGACATTGACAGTGATCGAGGTATTGCCAACCTTGACGATGTCGGCGTAGAAGGATAGAAGATCGCCGACGAAGACGGGATTTTTGAAGACGAAGGAGTTGACGGCGATGGTGGCGACGCGGCCGTTGGCGCGCCGGGTAGCCGGCAGGGAACCGGCGATATCGACCTGCGCCATGATCCAGCCGCCGAAGACGTCGCCGTACACATTGGCGTCGGACGGCGCGGGCATCATGCGCAATTCCGGCATTTTTCCGGCGGGCAGGCCGGAGGCGAGGCAGTTGTCGGGGCGGTCGGAGGAGGTGCTCATCTTTTATTCTCATGAAAGGCTACAATTGCCCCGATTGAACCATAAAAAGCCGACCTTCGCCATGCGCCGTTCCCAGACTCCCCCTCCGCCCCGCTCGCCAGCCTCCGCCAGCCACAGCGATTTCGCCACCATCAAGACCTTGCTGCCATACCTGTGGGTTTACAAATGGCGGGTGCTGCTGGCGCTGCTATGCCTGGTGGGCGCCAAGCTGGCCAACGTGGGCGTGCCCCTGATCCTGAAAAAACTCGTCGATGCCATGACGATCACGGCGGCCCATCCGCAAGCGCTGCTGGTGTTGCCGGTTGGCTTGCTGGTGGCGTATGGCTTGCTGCGCCTGTCGACCACCTTGTTTTACGGAATTGCGAGAATTCCTGTTCGCCAGGGTGACGCAACGGGCCGTGCGCACCATCGCGCTGCAAGTGTTCCGCCACCTGCATGCGCTGTCCCTGCGCTTTCACTTGAACCGCCAGACGGGCGGCATGACGCGCGACATCGAACGGGGCACGCGCAGCGTCGGCTCGCTCATTTCCTATACCTTGTTCAACATCCTGCCGACCCTGGTGGAAATCACCCTCGTGCTCGGCTATCTGGTCTTGCATTACGACATCTGGTTCACCGTGATCACGGCGGTGGCGCTGGTGTCCTACATCGCGTTTACCGTGCTGGTGACGAACTGGCGTACGCATTTCCGCCGCACCATGAACGACCTCGACTCGAAGGCGAATACCAAGGCCATCGATTCGCTGATCAACTATGAAACCGTGAAATATTTCGGCAACGAAGATTACGAGGCGAAGCGCTACGACGAGGGCTTGCAGCGTTATGAATCGGCGGCCGTGAAATCCCAGACCTCACTGTCCCTGTTGAACACGGGCCAGTCCTTGATCATCGCCACTGCCGTCACCTTGATCCTGTGGCGCGCCACGGTGGGCGTGATCGCCGGTACGATGACCCTGGGCGACCTGGTGCTGGTCAACGCCTTCATGATCCAGCTGTATATCCCCCTCAATTTTTTAGGGGTCATTTACCGCGAAATCAAGCAAAGCCTGGCCGACATGGAACGCCTGTTTTCCTTGCTGAACGAAAACCGTGAAATCGCCGATACGCCGGACGCCAAAGCGCTCGTCACGCGGGGCGCGGCCGTGCGTTTCGACCACGTGGATTTCAGCTATGAAGCCAAGCGGCAAATCCTGTTCGACGTGGATTTCCAGATTCCCGCCGGCACCACGACGGCGGTGGTGGGCCACAGCGGTTCGGGCAAGTCGACCCTGTCGCGTTTGTTGTTCCGCTTTTATGAAGTCGATGGCGGCAGCATCACCATCGATGGCCAGGACTTGCGGGCAATCACGCAGGATTCCCTGCGCGCGGCCATCGGCATCGTGCCGCAGGACACGGTGCTGTTCAACGACACCATCGAATACAACATTGCCTACGGCAAGCCGGGCGCCAGCAAGGAAGCCATCGTGGCAGCGGCCAAAGCGGCGTCGATCCATGATTTTATTGAAAGCTTGCCAGATGGCTACAACTCCATGGTGGGCGAGCGGGGCTTGAAACTGTCGGGCGGCGAAAAGCAGCGCGTGGCCATCGCCCGAACTTTGCTGAAAGACCCCGCCATCCTGATCTTCGATGAAGCCACCTCGGCGCTCGATTCCAAGGCCGAGCAGGCGATCCAGGCGCAGCTGAAGGACATCGCTAAAAACCGCACCACCCTGGTCATTGCGCACCGCCTGTCGACGGTGGCCGACGCCCAGCAAATCCTGGTGCTCGATCATGGCCGCATCGTCGAGCGGGGTACGCATCCGCACTTGCTGGCCGCGAATGGCTTGTACGCGCAGATGTGGCAACGCCAGCAGGCGAATATGGATGATGAGGAGGACGAGGACGAGTTGGCGGGGCTGT
It encodes the following:
- a CDS encoding acyl-CoA thioesterase — encoded protein: MSTSSDRPDNCLASGLPAGKMPELRMMPAPSDANVYGDVFGGWIMAQVDIAGSLPATRRANGRVATIAVNSFVFKNPVFVGDLLSFYADIVKVGNTSITVNVEVYAERNRLQACIVKVTEATLIYVATDSDRKPRKVPPIETLLSS
- a CDS encoding alkaline phosphatase D family protein encodes the protein MDSQRRIFLQSAARITALAAAGSVLSGSSASAATRLNGTGYPFALGVASGSPLPDAVVLWTRICYDPLHAAATPAIALNVRWEVADDEGFRRVVAKGQATATPALAHSVHVDVGGLAPGRWYWYRFMLGDAVSPAGRTRTAPEPGSMPSSLKLAVASCQHWEFAPTRRTGTSRRPRQTWWPSSAITFMSGDRTSCSTRNRAVRTHESFTLDEYRARYAQYKSDRDLQGAHLAAPWIVTWDDHEVSNDYGNDRDELLTPNFLQRRAAAYQAFYEHMPLRLLPLGRRGFVDMRIYQRYDWGRLARFHVLDDRQYRAYHACAKPGRGGSNSVTTRNCPDLLKPQRTMLGEEQQRWLQAGLDDSPARWNILAQQTLMAQSSQVPILRPGDERIWTDGWDGYPLARQHLLDALRSSKASNPLVLSGDVHTFYATELSRNATRPTGKSNPVLATEFCGTSITSSSRPQARTDQYVAMNPHIRYGRSDKRGYMLMEITPEKTTTLFQGLENVRDSASTIATLASFTVRDGKAGLQS
- a CDS encoding long-chain-fatty-acid--CoA ligase — encoded protein: MDKIWLKSYPDSVPAEIDCTQYRSVTHLLEESFQKYADRNAFVCMDKFLTYRELDQLSLQMGAWLQSKGLKTGARVAIMLPNVLQYPVAMAAILRAGYTVVNVNPLYTPRELQHQLIDSGSEAIIVLENFATTVEQVLPHTQVKHVIVATMGDLLGGLKGTIVNFVVRKIKKMVPAFSLPGAISFNKMLAEGSRLTLTPVQQGHDDIVFLQYTGGTTGVSKGAMLLHRNVIANVLQNEAWISPVMTKEMRATSMGFMCALPLYHIYSLTVSALMGMRVGGLNVLIPNPRDIPGFVKELSKHKIVVFPAVNTLYNALLNNADFAKLDFSSYKVCNGGGMALQRNVAERWLKLTGCPLIEGYGMSETSPVVTGNRVDITEFTGTIGLPFPSTEVAILNDDGVEVPLGEPGEIAVRGPQVMAGYWQRPDETAKSMTADGYFKTGDVGVMDERGYVKIVDRKKDMIIVSGFNVYPNEVEDVVASCPGVLECACIGVPDANAGEAVKVFVVRKDPNLTVEQIREHCKHELTAYKKPKYIEFRDELPKTNVGKILRRQLRDEKKVA